A part of Agromyces protaetiae genomic DNA contains:
- a CDS encoding alpha/beta fold hydrolase, with the protein MPYVTTSDGVQIFYADQGSGQPVLFSHGWPLNSDAWQVELKVFADAGYRAIAHDRRGHGRSSQSYLGNDMDHYPADLAAVVNALDLHDLVVVGHSTGGGEVVRYAAQYGKGRVAKVVTAGAVPPIMVKSESNPDGTPIEDFDQARAGLLRDRSQFYQDLAIPFFGANRAGSSISKGLIDDFWRQSMLVNMSAAYDCIKAYSETDFTEDLKALDVPILIAQGDDDQIVPIGDAAEKAIKLVSKGTLKVYPGAPHGIQGAYQQTLDEDILAFIQE; encoded by the coding sequence ATGCCGTACGTCACCACCTCAGACGGCGTCCAGATCTTCTACGCCGACCAGGGCAGCGGGCAACCCGTGCTCTTCAGCCACGGCTGGCCGCTCAACTCCGACGCCTGGCAGGTCGAGCTCAAGGTCTTCGCAGACGCCGGCTACCGGGCGATCGCCCACGACCGCCGCGGCCACGGCCGCTCGTCGCAGTCGTACCTCGGCAACGACATGGACCACTACCCGGCCGACCTCGCCGCCGTCGTGAACGCCCTCGACCTCCACGATCTCGTCGTCGTCGGGCACTCGACGGGCGGCGGCGAAGTCGTGCGCTACGCCGCGCAGTACGGCAAGGGCCGCGTCGCCAAGGTCGTCACGGCGGGCGCCGTGCCGCCCATCATGGTCAAGAGCGAGTCGAACCCCGACGGCACGCCCATCGAGGACTTCGACCAGGCGCGCGCGGGGCTCCTGCGCGACCGCTCGCAGTTCTACCAGGACCTCGCGATCCCGTTCTTCGGCGCCAACCGCGCGGGGTCGAGCATCTCGAAGGGACTCATCGACGACTTCTGGCGGCAGAGCATGCTCGTCAACATGTCGGCCGCGTACGACTGCATCAAGGCGTACTCCGAGACCGACTTCACCGAGGATCTCAAGGCGTTGGATGTCCCGATCCTCATCGCGCAGGGCGACGACGACCAGATCGTGCCCATCGGCGACGCGGCGGAGAAGGCCATCAAGCTCGTGTCGAAGGGAACGCTCAAGGTGTACCCGGGCGCGCCGCACGGCATCCAGGGCGCCTACCAGCAGACCCTCGACGAAGACATCCTGGCGTTCATCCAGGAGTGA
- a CDS encoding helix-turn-helix transcriptional regulator has product MLLGRLDEQRLLDRAVAEVRSGRSRTLVIRGESGVGKSALCDLTAERATASGCLVVRVTGVQSEMELASAALHQLCLPLLGRLDDLPEPQRDALATTFGLVPGPPPNRFLVGLGVLSLLAAAAAEHPLVCVVDDAHWLDRASAQALGFVARRLDAEGVGLLFAVRTPHRPPELEGLPSLEVAGLAETDAAALLDSVAHTPLDARVRRRLLAETRGNPLAILEIPRLLRAEELSSGYVLPADYRLAGDVEAGFRDRVRALPTDTRLLLLVAAAEPFGDPVPIRRAALGLGVAPRALAASAREGLSELGPTVRFRHPLVRSAVYRSASPADLRRVHGALAAATDASTDPDRHAWHAARAAAGPDEQVAGALDAAAARSLVRGAPAAAAAFLRLAIDLSVDPTARAQRALEAAHAEVAGGDFHAASALLATARSGPLDERSLRRADVLLARIAFATARGRSAVGPLVDAADALVAHDRAAARATYLEALGAALFAGPESTPGPEEIARRAVAALFTGASPPAPTASELVLQGLAEPPGPGRDALLRASLDGYDAELAAGREWLPDNAFAGVTAIWLWDDERLRRFSMHHADVVRASGATGELPLALLQGAFFDLFSGDLAACERAADEVDALIEVTGTRLVPFGALALAAMQGDTGRVAALVGAHLAGASERGEGSSVALIRWTEALLANGLGRYADALAPAQQAAGLLQPLDAAAEWALAELVEAAARTGALAIARDAEARLAVLAAAAGTDWGLGVAARSRAFVVEGVAAESAHREAIARLSRTCMRIDLARARLVFGEWLRREHRTREARDELGAAFDAFAEAGADGFAARAERELRAAGASARVQHARDRASERGGPTLTPQEEQIARLASGGLSNPEIAGRLFLSTRTVEYHLHKVFAKLAVSSRHQLAGALPDTTIV; this is encoded by the coding sequence GTGCTGCTCGGCAGACTCGACGAGCAGAGGCTCCTCGATCGCGCGGTCGCCGAGGTTCGCTCCGGCCGCAGCCGCACGCTCGTCATCCGCGGGGAGTCGGGCGTGGGCAAGTCCGCGCTGTGCGATCTCACCGCCGAGCGGGCGACGGCGAGCGGATGCCTCGTGGTGCGCGTGACGGGCGTGCAGTCCGAGATGGAGCTCGCCTCAGCGGCACTGCACCAGTTGTGCCTGCCGCTGCTCGGCCGCCTCGACGACCTTCCCGAACCCCAGCGCGACGCGCTCGCGACGACGTTCGGGCTCGTGCCGGGGCCGCCGCCGAACCGGTTCCTCGTGGGGCTCGGCGTGCTGAGCCTGCTCGCGGCGGCGGCCGCGGAGCATCCGCTCGTCTGCGTCGTCGACGACGCGCACTGGCTCGACCGCGCGTCGGCGCAGGCGCTCGGGTTCGTCGCGCGCCGACTCGACGCGGAAGGCGTCGGGCTGCTCTTCGCCGTGCGCACGCCGCACCGCCCGCCCGAGCTCGAGGGGCTGCCGTCGCTCGAAGTCGCGGGCCTCGCGGAGACCGACGCGGCCGCGCTCCTCGACTCGGTCGCGCACACGCCGCTCGACGCCCGGGTGCGGCGGCGGCTCCTCGCCGAGACGCGCGGGAACCCGCTCGCGATCCTCGAGATCCCGCGGCTGCTGCGCGCCGAAGAGCTCTCGAGCGGGTACGTCCTGCCGGCCGACTACCGGCTCGCGGGCGACGTCGAGGCGGGGTTCCGCGACCGGGTGCGGGCGCTCCCGACCGACACCCGGCTCCTGCTCCTCGTCGCGGCGGCCGAGCCGTTCGGCGATCCCGTGCCGATCCGGCGGGCGGCCCTCGGACTCGGCGTCGCGCCTCGTGCGCTCGCAGCGTCGGCGCGCGAGGGGCTCAGCGAGCTCGGTCCGACGGTGCGGTTCCGGCATCCGCTCGTGCGCTCGGCCGTGTATCGGAGCGCGTCGCCCGCCGACCTCCGGCGCGTGCACGGCGCCCTCGCGGCCGCGACGGATGCCTCCACCGACCCCGACCGTCACGCGTGGCACGCCGCGCGAGCGGCGGCGGGTCCCGACGAGCAGGTCGCCGGGGCGTTGGATGCTGCGGCCGCACGTTCGCTCGTGCGCGGCGCCCCGGCCGCGGCGGCGGCGTTCCTGCGGCTCGCGATCGACCTCTCGGTCGACCCGACGGCGCGGGCGCAGCGGGCGCTCGAGGCGGCACACGCCGAAGTCGCGGGCGGCGACTTCCACGCGGCATCCGCACTGCTCGCGACCGCCCGTTCGGGGCCGCTCGACGAGCGCTCGCTGCGCCGCGCCGACGTGCTGCTCGCCCGCATCGCATTCGCCACCGCGCGCGGCCGGAGCGCGGTCGGACCGCTCGTCGACGCCGCCGACGCGCTCGTCGCGCACGATCGCGCCGCCGCGCGCGCGACGTACCTCGAGGCGCTCGGGGCGGCGCTCTTCGCCGGCCCCGAGTCGACTCCCGGGCCGGAGGAGATCGCCCGGCGCGCGGTCGCCGCCCTGTTCACGGGAGCTTCGCCCCCTGCTCCGACCGCGTCCGAACTCGTCCTCCAGGGGCTCGCGGAACCGCCGGGCCCCGGCCGCGACGCGCTCCTCCGCGCCTCCCTCGACGGCTACGACGCCGAGCTCGCGGCGGGCCGCGAGTGGCTGCCCGACAACGCGTTCGCGGGTGTGACCGCGATCTGGCTGTGGGACGACGAGCGGCTCCGCCGCTTCTCGATGCATCACGCCGACGTCGTCCGCGCGTCGGGCGCGACGGGCGAACTGCCGCTCGCGCTCCTCCAGGGGGCGTTCTTCGACCTCTTCTCGGGCGATCTCGCCGCGTGCGAGCGGGCGGCCGACGAGGTCGACGCCCTCATCGAGGTGACGGGCACGCGGCTCGTGCCCTTCGGCGCGCTCGCGCTCGCAGCGATGCAGGGCGATACGGGTCGCGTGGCCGCCCTCGTCGGAGCGCACCTCGCGGGCGCGTCCGAGCGCGGCGAGGGGTCGTCGGTCGCCCTCATCCGCTGGACCGAGGCGCTCCTCGCGAACGGGCTCGGCCGGTACGCCGACGCGCTCGCCCCCGCGCAGCAGGCGGCGGGCCTCCTCCAGCCCCTCGACGCGGCCGCCGAGTGGGCGCTCGCCGAACTCGTCGAGGCCGCCGCCCGCACGGGTGCGCTCGCCATCGCGCGCGACGCCGAGGCGAGACTCGCCGTGCTCGCCGCAGCGGCAGGCACCGATTGGGGGCTCGGCGTCGCCGCGCGCTCGCGCGCCTTCGTCGTCGAGGGCGTCGCCGCCGAGTCGGCGCACCGCGAGGCGATCGCCCGGCTCTCCCGCACGTGCATGCGCATCGACCTCGCCCGCGCCCGGCTCGTGTTCGGCGAGTGGCTGCGGCGCGAGCACCGGACGCGCGAAGCGCGGGACGAGCTCGGGGCGGCGTTCGACGCGTTCGCCGAGGCGGGTGCGGACGGGTTCGCGGCGCGCGCGGAGCGCGAGTTGCGGGCGGCCGGCGCGTCGGCCCGGGTGCAGCACGCGCGCGACCGGGCGAGCGAGCGCGGCGGGCCGACGCTCACGCCGCAGGAGGAGCAGATCGCCCGGCTCGCGAGCGGCGGGCTCTCGAACCCCGAGATCGCGGGTCGGCTGTTCCTTTCGACGCGCACGGTCGAGTACCACTTGCACAAGGTGTTCGCGAAGCTCGCCGTCTCGTCGCGGCACCAACTCGCCGGAGCGCTGCCCGACACCACTATCGTGTGA